A stretch of Microbulbifer sp. SAOS-129_SWC DNA encodes these proteins:
- a CDS encoding sigma-70 family RNA polymerase sigma factor: MQATENRDDDWSTLLRLVGSQRDRAAFEQLFRHFAPLIKGFHHSRNTQALSAEAADELVQEVMFRVWRKAPSFDAAKASASTWVYTIMRNCRIDMLRRGNRHRDIDRDIQVDDIWDESPDSQPLLFLQQARDERDIAEGLRNLPAEQCHVVKKAYMEGKSHSEISVELGLPLGTVKSRVRLALKKLQASLNR; this comes from the coding sequence TTGCAGGCTACCGAAAACCGAGATGATGACTGGAGTACGCTGCTCAGGCTAGTCGGCTCTCAGCGCGACCGCGCCGCTTTTGAGCAGCTGTTTCGCCACTTTGCGCCACTGATCAAAGGCTTTCATCACAGCCGTAACACCCAGGCACTGAGTGCCGAGGCGGCCGACGAGCTGGTGCAGGAGGTCATGTTTCGCGTCTGGCGCAAGGCGCCGAGCTTCGATGCTGCCAAGGCCTCCGCCAGCACATGGGTTTACACCATCATGCGCAACTGCCGGATCGATATGTTGCGTCGTGGCAACCGGCACCGGGATATCGATCGCGATATCCAAGTGGATGATATCTGGGACGAATCACCGGACAGCCAGCCTCTGCTGTTTCTGCAGCAGGCACGCGATGAGCGCGACATCGCCGAAGGGCTGCGCAACCTGCCGGCGGAACAGTGCCACGTGGTGAAGAAGGCCTATATGGAAGGGAAATCCCACAGTGAAATTTCAGTCGAACTGGGGCTGCCGCTGGGTACCGTGAAATCCCGCGTGCGGCTGGCCCTGAAGAAGTTACAAGCAAGTTTGAACAGGTAG
- a CDS encoding ChrR family anti-sigma-E factor, which yields MIRHHPDQNMLLEYAAGNLPWAVGLAVSAHLQLCPQCRQQRDNLNRVGGQLLEHGEPQPIADDALQRLFGRIEHGEEQPAPQVQEAAKVDPPVKDPALTNLPKVIGKLVSNSWPLKWKRVSPALKMSRLKTGQDRYEVSFHRIGAGGRTAEHDHRGQEIVLVLHGSFSDADGVYTPGDFLVREPGEVHRPIATQDRECLCLSVLEAPVAVTGVIGWLVNPFLSFRPS from the coding sequence ATGATTCGCCACCATCCCGACCAAAACATGTTGCTCGAATACGCAGCCGGTAATCTGCCCTGGGCCGTGGGCCTGGCGGTGTCCGCCCACCTGCAGCTGTGCCCGCAGTGCCGCCAGCAGCGGGACAACCTCAACCGCGTTGGCGGCCAGTTACTGGAGCACGGTGAACCGCAACCCATCGCCGACGATGCACTGCAACGCCTGTTCGGCCGTATCGAGCACGGAGAGGAACAACCGGCGCCTCAGGTGCAAGAAGCCGCAAAGGTGGACCCCCCGGTCAAGGATCCGGCGCTGACCAACCTGCCGAAAGTGATCGGCAAACTGGTGAGCAACAGCTGGCCGCTGAAGTGGAAGCGGGTTTCTCCGGCGCTGAAGATGTCGCGCCTGAAAACCGGGCAGGATCGCTACGAGGTCTCCTTTCACCGTATCGGCGCCGGCGGCCGCACGGCCGAACACGACCACCGCGGGCAGGAGATTGTACTGGTTCTGCACGGCAGTTTTTCCGACGCCGATGGCGTCTACACCCCGGGAGATTTCCTGGTGCGCGAGCCCGGTGAAGTACACCGGCCGATCGCCACTCAGGACCGGGAGTGCCTGTGCCTGTCCGTGCTGGAAGCGCCAGTAGCAGTAACCGGCGTGATTGGCTGGCTGGTAAACCCCTTTCTGTCCTTTCGTCCGAGTTGA
- a CDS encoding indolepyruvate ferredoxin oxidoreductase family protein, which yields MAMVEGDQELGFDRDYSLRSAFTRDAGRVFLTGIDALVRLPIMQKRLDERAGLNTAGYISGYRGSPLGGYDQALWRHKKLLAERDIHFEPGINEDLGATNIWGTQLLDHYRQQATRDGVFSIWYGKGHGVDRSADVFRQANVQGTSKLGGVLALCGDDHTAESSMFSHNTDQIFESVMMPLLFPADIEEYLTLGLAGIALSRFSGLWVGFKAITETVEAGASILVPELPQFTIPQDFPIPAHGLNYDPHLNWPAERLEYERRMLEERLPAATAFAYANKLDKTIVAAPQKRFGIVTVGKAHGDLLEALELLNLTERDLEQAGISIFKVAMTWPLEPCGISAFAEGMERLLVVEEKRPLVEDQLKNLLYGWSDGARPKVVGKKDLNGDDLLPAVWGFGPDKVAKAMARWLADTELAAQLIPLAEKLGAAVPGKASGLLAREPIFCAGCPHNTSTKLPEGSLGSAGIGCHIMALGKGLRTDTFSHMGGEGAQWVGLHRFSSAEHIFQNMGDGTYNHSGLLAIRQAVAAKVNITYKILLNDAVAMTGGQPAEGEVTAPSLAAQLLAEGVGSVVLLSENPDYWHKHRSQLPAAVEILSRDQLDAVQRRLRETPGVTAIIYEQVCAAEKRRRRKKKQMVDPAQRLLINHRVCEGCGDCSVQSSCIAVEPLETEFGRKRQVNQSSCNKDMRCADGFCPSFVTVEGGELKKPPVQSLAQSLDAAIAGLPAAPQADLDQPLSILVAGIGGSGVLTVAALLGMAAHLEEKGSTTLYFTGLSQKNGAVVAHVKVAAKPDNITTARIRDGAAELLLGCDMVTAAGQRTKFATGKMRALVNTAEVPVAAFVRNNELAFPADATEQSIESLSAEYFAFDANKYAQALFGDTVASNLMVMGYACQQGLLPIGEAALERAIELNGVAVETNLRAFRAGRLLAVNPQAIEQLAVPAQPVKLVEPQEGVEQLLVRLSSELTGYQSAAYAGHFTRAIERLHNAEKALGGDGELTRTAARSLHKAMAYKDEYEVARLYSGADFQRQLRETFTGSYKLKFHMAPPLMARPDAAGKVKKMVFGPWMGKLMPLLAKGKVLRGTVFDLFGYTRERRIERSWARQVERAVSAVAASLNDENLAAARELLELPLQVRGYGHVRAEKFAAVRERWNQLLNEIDGGDGEREADAALAVEA from the coding sequence ATGGCGATGGTAGAAGGCGATCAGGAGCTGGGCTTCGATCGCGATTATTCTCTCAGGTCTGCATTTACCCGCGATGCCGGACGCGTCTTCCTGACCGGAATCGATGCTCTGGTCCGGTTGCCAATCATGCAGAAGCGCCTCGACGAGCGCGCCGGCCTCAATACGGCTGGCTACATCTCCGGTTACCGCGGCTCGCCGCTGGGCGGCTATGACCAGGCGCTGTGGCGCCACAAGAAGCTGCTGGCCGAGCGCGACATCCATTTCGAACCGGGTATCAACGAAGATCTGGGTGCCACCAACATCTGGGGTACCCAGCTGCTTGACCACTACCGCCAGCAGGCCACCCGAGACGGGGTCTTCTCCATCTGGTACGGCAAAGGCCACGGTGTGGATCGCAGTGCCGATGTTTTCCGTCAGGCCAATGTGCAGGGCACCTCAAAGCTGGGCGGTGTTTTGGCCCTGTGTGGCGACGACCACACCGCTGAATCCTCGATGTTCTCCCATAACACCGATCAGATCTTCGAGTCGGTGATGATGCCGCTGCTGTTCCCGGCCGATATCGAAGAATACCTGACACTGGGCCTGGCGGGGATTGCGCTGTCGCGCTTTTCCGGCCTGTGGGTGGGCTTCAAGGCGATTACCGAGACGGTCGAGGCCGGCGCCTCCATCCTGGTGCCGGAGCTGCCGCAGTTCACCATTCCGCAAGATTTCCCCATTCCCGCCCACGGCCTCAACTACGACCCGCACCTCAACTGGCCCGCAGAGCGCCTCGAATACGAGCGCCGCATGCTGGAAGAGCGCCTGCCGGCCGCCACGGCCTTCGCCTACGCCAACAAGCTGGACAAGACCATCGTCGCCGCGCCGCAGAAGCGGTTCGGCATCGTCACCGTGGGCAAGGCGCACGGCGACCTGCTGGAGGCGCTGGAGCTGCTGAACCTGACCGAGCGCGATCTGGAGCAGGCCGGTATCTCCATCTTCAAGGTGGCCATGACCTGGCCGCTGGAGCCCTGCGGTATCAGCGCATTCGCCGAGGGGATGGAGCGCCTGCTGGTGGTCGAGGAAAAGCGCCCGCTGGTGGAAGACCAGTTGAAGAACCTGCTCTACGGTTGGTCCGACGGCGCCCGTCCGAAAGTGGTGGGCAAGAAAGACCTGAATGGTGACGACCTGCTGCCGGCGGTGTGGGGCTTCGGGCCGGACAAGGTGGCCAAGGCCATGGCCCGCTGGCTGGCGGATACCGAGCTGGCGGCACAACTGATCCCGTTGGCGGAGAAACTCGGCGCCGCTGTCCCCGGCAAGGCTTCCGGCCTGCTGGCGCGCGAACCGATTTTCTGTGCCGGCTGCCCGCACAACACCTCCACCAAACTGCCGGAAGGCAGTCTCGGCAGTGCCGGCATCGGCTGCCATATCATGGCGCTGGGCAAGGGCCTGCGCACCGACACCTTCTCCCATATGGGTGGCGAGGGTGCCCAGTGGGTGGGGCTGCACCGCTTCTCCAGTGCCGAGCATATCTTCCAGAACATGGGTGATGGTACCTACAACCACTCGGGCCTGCTGGCGATCCGCCAGGCGGTGGCGGCCAAGGTCAATATTACCTACAAGATCCTGCTCAACGACGCCGTGGCCATGACCGGCGGCCAGCCCGCCGAGGGCGAGGTCACTGCGCCCAGCCTGGCGGCGCAGCTGCTGGCCGAGGGCGTCGGCAGCGTCGTGCTGCTGAGCGAAAACCCGGACTACTGGCACAAGCACCGCAGCCAGCTGCCGGCGGCGGTGGAAATCCTGTCCCGCGACCAGCTGGATGCGGTGCAGCGCCGCCTGCGCGAGACCCCCGGGGTTACCGCCATCATTTACGAGCAGGTGTGTGCGGCGGAGAAGCGTCGCCGGCGCAAAAAGAAACAGATGGTCGATCCGGCTCAGCGCCTGCTGATCAACCACCGCGTGTGTGAAGGTTGTGGCGACTGCAGCGTGCAGTCCAGTTGTATCGCGGTGGAGCCGCTGGAGACCGAATTCGGTCGCAAGCGCCAGGTGAACCAGTCGAGCTGTAACAAGGACATGCGCTGTGCCGACGGCTTCTGCCCCAGTTTCGTGACCGTAGAGGGCGGCGAACTGAAAAAGCCGCCGGTGCAGTCGCTGGCGCAGTCCCTGGACGCGGCCATCGCCGGCCTGCCGGCCGCGCCGCAGGCTGACCTGGATCAGCCGCTCAGCATTCTCGTCGCCGGTATCGGCGGCAGCGGTGTCCTGACTGTGGCCGCACTACTGGGTATGGCCGCGCACCTGGAAGAGAAGGGCAGCACCACGCTGTATTTCACCGGTCTGTCGCAGAAAAACGGCGCCGTGGTGGCGCACGTCAAAGTGGCAGCCAAGCCGGATAACATCACCACCGCGCGTATTCGCGATGGCGCGGCGGAGCTGCTGCTGGGCTGCGATATGGTCACCGCGGCCGGCCAGCGCACCAAATTTGCCACCGGCAAGATGCGCGCGCTGGTCAACACTGCCGAAGTGCCGGTGGCGGCCTTCGTGCGCAATAACGAACTGGCTTTCCCGGCGGATGCCACCGAACAGAGCATCGAGTCGCTCAGTGCCGAGTACTTCGCCTTTGACGCGAACAAGTACGCCCAGGCGCTGTTCGGCGATACGGTCGCCAGCAACCTGATGGTCATGGGCTACGCCTGCCAGCAGGGCCTGTTGCCGATCGGTGAAGCGGCGCTGGAGCGCGCCATCGAGCTCAACGGCGTGGCGGTAGAGACCAACCTGCGCGCCTTCCGCGCCGGGCGGCTGCTGGCGGTGAATCCGCAGGCGATCGAACAGCTGGCGGTGCCGGCGCAGCCGGTCAAGCTGGTGGAGCCGCAGGAAGGGGTCGAGCAGCTGCTCGTGCGCCTGTCCTCGGAGCTGACCGGATACCAGAGCGCGGCCTATGCGGGCCATTTCACCCGCGCTATCGAGCGTCTGCACAATGCGGAGAAAGCGCTCGGCGGCGACGGTGAGCTGACCCGTACAGCCGCGCGCAGCCTGCACAAGGCCATGGCTTACAAGGATGAGTACGAGGTGGCGCGCCTCTACAGCGGTGCGGACTTCCAGCGCCAGCTGCGCGAGACCTTCACCGGCAGTTACAAACTGAAATTCCATATGGCGCCGCCGCTGATGGCGCGCCCGGATGCCGCTGGCAAGGTCAAGAAAATGGTATTCGGCCCCTGGATGGGCAAGCTGATGCCGCTGCTGGCCAAGGGTAAAGTGTTGCGCGGTACCGTGTTCGACCTGTTCGGATACACCCGCGAGCGCCGTATCGAGCGCAGCTGGGCGCGGCAGGTGGAGCGCGCGGTCAGTGCCGTGGCGGCATCCCTGAATGACGAAAACCTGGCGGCAGCGCGGGAACTGCTGGAGCTACCATTGCAGGTGCGCGGTTACGGCCACGTGCGTGCGGAAAAGTTCGCTGCAGTGCGCGAGCGCTGGAATCAACTGCTGAACGAAATCGACGGCGGCGATGGTGAACGTGAGGCGGACGCGGCGCTGGCCGTGGAGGCCTGA
- a CDS encoding FAD-dependent oxidoreductase, whose protein sequence is MRIAIVGSGISGLTAAYLLNRRHDITLFEAADRLGGHTATVDVEEHGRVLAIDTGFIVFNDWTYPNFIRLMDQLGVDSQATDMGFSVCDESSAFEYAGNNLNSLFARRRSLVSAGHWRMLRDIVRFNRESVRDWRGGALAGGLSLGDYLQQRGYSPEFCQRYLVPMGSAIWSASTAQMRDFSAEFFVRFFYNHGLLNVFNRPQWRVIRGGSREYIAPLVKSFADRIRLSTPVQQVRRNRDGVAVTTARGEEQFDALVFACHSDQALACLGDASAEERRLLGAIPYARNSVVLHTDTGLLPRRRRSWASWNYRLQPGADQPPVLTYNMNILQRLQSEQTYCVTVNAPEAIDPRKVIASFEYAHPQFSVAGTEAQAKWQSINGVNRTWFCGAYWANGFHEDGVNSALRVAAALGITLDDDAGAAPAAKEAGSRTEQEVAVAERHL, encoded by the coding sequence ATGCGTATTGCCATCGTCGGCAGCGGCATATCCGGCCTGACCGCCGCCTATCTGCTGAACCGCCGCCACGATATCACCCTGTTTGAGGCCGCCGATCGGCTCGGCGGCCACACTGCGACCGTGGATGTCGAGGAGCACGGCCGTGTTCTGGCCATTGATACCGGTTTTATCGTATTCAACGACTGGACCTATCCCAATTTCATTCGCCTGATGGATCAGTTGGGCGTCGATTCACAGGCGACGGACATGGGCTTCAGTGTCTGTGACGAATCGAGCGCGTTCGAATATGCCGGCAACAACCTCAACAGCCTGTTTGCGCGTCGCCGCAGCCTGGTCAGTGCCGGCCACTGGCGCATGCTGCGGGACATCGTACGCTTCAATCGCGAGTCGGTGCGTGACTGGCGCGGCGGTGCGCTGGCCGGGGGCCTGTCACTGGGTGACTATTTGCAGCAACGGGGCTACTCGCCGGAATTCTGCCAGCGCTACCTGGTACCGATGGGCTCGGCAATCTGGTCGGCGAGCACGGCGCAGATGCGTGACTTTTCCGCCGAGTTCTTTGTGCGGTTTTTTTATAACCACGGCCTGCTGAATGTTTTCAACCGGCCCCAGTGGCGGGTGATCCGCGGCGGTTCGCGGGAATATATCGCGCCGCTGGTGAAATCTTTCGCCGACCGCATCCGGCTGTCTACGCCGGTGCAACAGGTGCGCCGCAACCGCGATGGTGTGGCAGTAACCACCGCCCGCGGCGAGGAGCAGTTCGATGCACTGGTGTTCGCCTGCCACTCGGACCAGGCGCTCGCCTGCCTGGGCGATGCCAGTGCAGAGGAGCGGCGGTTGCTCGGCGCCATTCCCTATGCGCGCAACTCGGTGGTGCTGCACACGGACACCGGCCTGTTGCCGCGCCGCCGGCGCAGCTGGGCAAGCTGGAACTACCGTTTGCAGCCCGGTGCCGACCAGCCGCCAGTGTTGACCTACAACATGAATATCCTGCAGCGTCTGCAGAGCGAGCAGACTTATTGTGTTACCGTCAATGCACCGGAGGCGATAGACCCGCGCAAGGTAATCGCCAGTTTTGAATACGCCCACCCGCAGTTTTCCGTTGCTGGCACTGAGGCGCAGGCCAAGTGGCAGAGTATCAACGGCGTCAATCGCACCTGGTTCTGCGGCGCCTATTGGGCTAATGGTTTCCACGAGGACGGCGTCAACAGCGCGCTGCGTGTTGCCGCAGCGCTGGGCATAACATTGGATGACGACGCCGGCGCCGCGCCCGCGGCGAAAGAAGCTGGCTCGCGGACAGAACAGGAGGTTGCCGTTGCAGAGCGCCATCTATAG
- a CDS encoding nuclear transport factor 2 family protein, whose amino-acid sequence MSGLIGELQQYYEEYLAADPAMLGHFYQDDVVFRDPLHQIEGLGALQRYFAAMREDLLECRFEFSPGVIGDTSACLPWDMHYAHRRLNGGALLTLRGCSLLQFGQRIRYHEDFYDLGAMVYERIPVVGALVRGIKNRLTGE is encoded by the coding sequence ATGAGCGGCCTGATTGGGGAGTTACAGCAGTATTACGAGGAGTACCTTGCCGCCGATCCGGCGATGCTCGGGCACTTCTATCAGGATGACGTGGTCTTCCGCGATCCCTTGCACCAGATAGAGGGACTGGGTGCCCTGCAGCGCTACTTTGCCGCGATGCGCGAGGATTTGCTCGAGTGTCGCTTTGAGTTTTCTCCCGGCGTGATCGGCGACACCAGCGCCTGTCTGCCCTGGGACATGCATTATGCGCACCGTCGCCTCAACGGCGGGGCGCTGCTGACCCTGCGCGGCTGCAGCCTGTTGCAATTCGGCCAACGTATCCGCTACCACGAAGATTTCTATGACCTGGGCGCGATGGTCTACGAGCGTATCCCTGTGGTTGGTGCTCTGGTACGCGGGATCAAGAACCGCCTGACGGGAGAATAA
- a CDS encoding SDR family NAD(P)-dependent oxidoreductase, whose amino-acid sequence MGSIREKTVWITGASSGIGRALALQLAEQGNFVIASSRGREALAELQKVSPQRIRTLDCDVGNDENMALAAARLAEMTDQLDLVIACAGTCEYDDDLHLDSASYRRVFDANFFGVVNTLRVAMPLLANSAQPAFAAVGSLSSVVGMPRAEAYGASKAALGYFLDAVRADASHLPLRIVHIRPGFIDTPLTERNDFSMPFMMTPEQAAARIERGLARGHATIDFPRRLSWPLRLLGFLRPLWFRFCAPRITRIHSLRKP is encoded by the coding sequence GTGGGCTCTATTCGAGAGAAGACGGTGTGGATCACCGGTGCCAGTTCCGGAATCGGCCGTGCGCTGGCATTGCAGCTGGCGGAACAGGGCAATTTCGTCATTGCCAGCAGCCGCGGCCGCGAGGCCCTGGCGGAGCTGCAGAAGGTTTCGCCGCAGCGTATACGGACCCTCGACTGCGACGTCGGGAACGACGAGAACATGGCGCTTGCGGCGGCGCGGTTGGCGGAGATGACCGACCAGCTGGATCTGGTGATCGCCTGTGCCGGTACCTGTGAATACGATGACGACCTGCATCTCGACAGCGCCAGCTACCGCCGCGTGTTCGATGCCAACTTTTTCGGTGTGGTGAATACGCTGCGCGTGGCGATGCCGCTGCTGGCCAACAGCGCGCAACCGGCGTTCGCCGCCGTTGGCAGCCTGTCTTCGGTAGTGGGCATGCCACGCGCTGAAGCCTATGGTGCTTCCAAGGCCGCGCTCGGGTACTTTCTCGACGCGGTGCGCGCGGACGCTTCCCACCTGCCGCTGCGCATCGTGCATATCCGCCCGGGCTTTATCGATACGCCGCTCACCGAACGCAACGATTTTTCCATGCCCTTTATGATGACCCCGGAGCAGGCCGCCGCGCGGATCGAACGCGGCCTGGCGCGGGGCCATGCAACCATCGATTTCCCGCGTCGCCTGAGCTGGCCGCTGCGGCTGCTCGGCTTCCTGCGCCCGCTGTGGTTTCGCTTCTGCGCGCCGCGGATCACCCGAATTCACTCCCTGAGGAAACCCTGA